In the Granulosicoccus antarcticus IMCC3135 genome, AAGAGGCTTACGCCTTCATTAATGACTATGCACCGGAGCATTGTCAGGTCTTGTCGAAAACCCCTCATGAGCATCTGGCTCATATACGCAATGCCAGTGAAATCTTGCTGGGAGAGCATGCGGCAGGTTCAATTGCCAATTACATGATGGGCCCCAATTGCGTGCTGCCAACCTCTGGTGCTGCTCGTACCCACTCCCCATTAGGGGTGCATGATTTCATGAAGACCTGTTCCGTGGCGCATATGACCGAGACGGGTTACGCCGAGATGGCACCCCATACTCATCGCTTCGCAAGCTATGAAGGCTTTGATGGTCATGCCAACGCAGTGTCAGATCTGCGACAGCAAGCATTCAAGAAGATCTGATGATCGTTTTATCCTGAATAACGTATCAGTAGGGCCGACGCTATTGTCGGCTTCTAACAGAGTGGGTTTATTGTATGAAATCGTTATTGCTAGTTGCCCATGGTAGTCGCCGAGCCGAATCCAATATCGAGATTGCTACTCTGGCGGCCCGACTGGCCGACAAGGCTTCAGGTGAATACGACATTGTTGAGCATGCTTTTCTGGAACTGGCGGATCCGCTGATTCCTGATGGTATTGAACGCTGCATTGCGAAGGGCGCCACCAGTGTGCAGGTGATTCCCTATTTTCTGGCTCGTGGCACACACGTGGCCGATGATATCCCCGAGCAGGTCGCCATCAAACAGGCTGAATATCCGGATATGGATATTCGCATCACCCGTTATCTGGGTACTTCGGATGAAATGGTAGATGTTTTGCTGACGCTGGCCCGCTGAACAATGCCGCATCGAGCCTGGCTCGGTGCTTGTAGAATGATCAGTAGCCCGCACTGTTGTAGTCCCAAGCCACTTTCGCCCGTATCAAACTGGTTATCATTGACTGATGAGTTCACTGATCGACAATCTTGAAACTGACCACGAAGGCTATCTGCGAAGACATACGGACTGGACGCCTGAGCTGGCCAATGAGCTGGCAGGGGCGGACGGTATCCAGCTGACAGAAGCCCACTGGGAAGTGCTCAATTTTTTGCAGGAATACTACGAGAACTATGAGATAGCGCCAGCCATCCGTATTCTGACCAAACAGATCGGTAAGCGATACGGGCGCGAAAAAGGTAACAGCAAATACCTGTATGAGCTGTTTCCGCGGGGACCAGCCAAGCAAGCCTGTCGTTATGCTGGCATGCCCAAGCCGACTGGCTGTGTTTGAATTACTGCCCGGCTATCTGTTTACTGCCGCTTTTATCTGGCTGCTGACAGCCACCGCGTGGCGCATTGCCAGCTGGGTCACCACCCCATTGCCATTACCCATACCATTGGCGCCCACACCCCGAACCCATGTTGGAGTGGCGGGGCGGCTGTTGCTTGAGTGCTTTACTTTCCGCTCTCTGGCTCGTGCCAACAAGACGACCTGGGCTGCCAGCCTGATATTCCACTATGGTTTGTTGCTGGTGCTGATTGTGCACTTGCGATTTGTATTGCCGCAGTTTCCGCTATGGCTGTTGCCCTTTATCAGGCTCAGTGGCTGGGCGACCACCGGCCTGCTGCTCGGGCTCATCATTTTGTTGATCCGCCGCATCGTCGTGGACCGCTTACGGTATATCTCGGCCCCCAGTGATTACTTGCATCTGCTACTGCTATTGACCATAGCAGGCTCTGGTGCGGCGCTGAAGCGCCTATGGTCAACCGAACTGCATGCGGTGGGAGAGTTTCTTCGCGGTGCCCTGACATTCGACTGGCAGGCTCTGCCGGCCCATGCAGGACTCTGGCTGCACCTGGCACCGGTTCTGCTGCTGATTGCCATATTTCCCATCAGCAAACTACTGCATGGTGCAGGTGTCCTGCTGAGCCCGACCTTCAACCAGCGTGATCCGAACGCATGATCGAAAATACATCAGCGGGAAAAACAGCGACGCGCCCGGTTGTCGGTCGTTATCGTGTCATCCCGCTGATTGCCGAAGGGGCAACAGCCGGTGTCAAAAGCCAGGTGGCCCGACCGGATATACAGAACGCTCTCGGCCTACCGGGCAAGCTGGTTGACGACTGGCACGACAAAGCCATCCAGCGTCTGGGTGAGTTGGTCAAAGAGCGCCGCGGCTTGCGTATCTTTCTGGATTCGTGCACCAAATGCGGTGCCTGCACCGATAAATGCCATTATTTTCTGGGCACCCATGATCCTAAAAACATGCCGGTTGCCAGGCAGGATCTGATTCGCTCGGTATACCGTCGTCACTTCACCTTTGCCGGTCGTTATATGCCGTGGCTGGTGGGTGCGCGGGATCTGGATGAGTCCATGCTGAATGACTGGTACACCTACTTTCATCAGTGTTCCGAGTGTCGGCGTTGCACGGTCTTTTGTCCCAAAGGGATTGATACCTCTGAAGTCACCATGGCTGGGCGGGAAATCCTGGCAACCATTGGACTGGGGCAGCAGTACTCTGAGGAAATTATCACCAAGGTTAAAAGCATTGGTAACAACCTGGGCATGAAGAAGCATGCTCTGGCTGATGTACTCGAAAGTCTGGAGGAGGATATTCTCGATGAGACCGGAGTTGCAGTTCGTTTGCCACTGGATGAAGTCGGCGCACAGATGCTGGTGGTGACACCTTCGGCAGATTTCTTTGCAGAACCCCACGTCGATGGATTGATCGGTTATGCCAAAGTGCTGCATCAGTCAGGTATTCGCTGGACATTCAGCTCACACGCATCCGAGGCTGCCAATTTTGCCCTGTTTACCGGCCAGCACGAACATATGCGAGACATTGCATTACGCATCCGGCAAGCCGGTATTGATCTGGGCGTCTCGCGTATCGTGATGGGCGAATGCGGGCATGCCTGGCGAGTGGCTTATAGTTTCATGAACAAACTGGTAGGTCCTATGGATTTTCTGGATAAAGATCATCCACGTCCCGAACACATCTGCGAGGTGACTCATCAACTCTTGTCAACAGGGCAGATAACACTGGACCCTTCCAGAAATCAGGGCAAAGTGGTCACCTTTCACGACTCCTGTAATGTGGCTCGAGGAGCCAGTATGGGCAATCGCTCCGATGGCCAGTTCACGATTCCTCGAGAGTTGCTGGCTGCCAGTGTACCCCGGGTGGTGGAGATGAGTTCGGATACAACCGGGCAGAAAACATTCTGTTGTGGCGGTGGTGGTGGTTTACTGACTGATGATCTGATGGAGATTCGGATCAAAGGGGCACTGCCCAGGGCGCAGGCTTTGCAGGCAGTTGTTACCACAGAGCAGGTGACGCATCTGGTGGCAATCTGTGCTATCTGCAAGACGCAGCTGACTAGTGTCTTGCCGCATCATGACCTGGAGCAAGTGCAGGTGACCAGCTTGCATCATCTGATCGGTGATGCGTTGGTGCTCTCTTGAAGATCTCAGGCAAGCTGCCTTGTGCCGGTCAGATTCCGGTTGAGCATCATTTACATGGTGAGAAATGGGTCGATGAATTTGGCTGGCTGCGTGCAGACAACTGGCAGGCCTGTGTGGATGAGCCTGAGTTGTTGCCAGAAGCCATCAAGGAATATCTTGATCAGGAGAATGCCTGGTGTGAATTCAATATGGCAGATACGGTTGAGCTGCAGGCGACGTTGCTGGGCGAGATGCGTGGACGTATTGAGGCTGATGATGATTCCTTGCCTGATGAAGAGGGGCCATGGTCGTATTTTGAACGCTATATCGGTGATGAGGAATATCCCAGTTATTGGCGAATTCCCCGGCAGGGCCGAGAGTCAGACGTTCGAGTGGCGGCTGCTGGCAAATCGGATCTGGGTGTATCAGATCTGGATGTGAAGGGCCAGAGTGTGGCATCGTCTCAGCAAAACTACACTCAAGAGCAGTTGCTGATTGATTTCAATGTCGAATCCGATGGTCATGAATATTACAGCCCTGGTGATGTGGAATACAGTTCGAACCACGCCTGGCTTGCCTGGAGTGTCGATACGGTCGGGGCCGAGCGATACTGCGTCTATATACGCAATCTGGAAACCGGTGTGGACGAAGACATCATCAACGATGTGGAGTCCATCACCTGGGGAGATGACCGCTACCTGTTCTATACCCGGGTAGATTCGGAACATCGACCCAATCAGGTCTATCGGCATGAGCAGGGGGCTGATCCCGCTGATGATGTGCTTGTCTTCGAAGAGCAGGATTCACGCTTCTTCTGCTCTATCTGGACCAGTCTGTCAGGTCGCTATGTCTTCATTTCCACAGACATGAATGATCAAAGCGAAGTCTGGTACATCCCCTGTGACGATATGACCTCTGAACCCGTTCTGATCGAGTCACGCACCGAGGATCTGGAATACAGCGTCGAACACCAGGGCGATCGTTTCCTGATATTGACGAATGCCGATGGCGCCAGTGACTACAAGATCATGCAGACGCCATGTGCGACACCATCGCGTCGTTATTGGCGTGACTGGCTGCCGTCTCAGGAAGGCCGCATGGTGCTGGACGTCTATGCGTATCAGGACTGGATCATGTGGATGGAGCGCGAAGATGCGCTGCCGCGAATTTGCTACGCACGCTCCTCTGGTGCTATCGCCATGGCGGGCGATCTGCCTTTGCTGGAAACGGCCTCGGTACAACGCATCGATTTTGATGAAGAGGCCTACGCGTTGAGCCTTGAACCGCTGCTGGAATTTGATGAAACCAGGTTTCGCTTTGGTTATGAATCACCGTCAACACCTGAGCAGACCTGGTCTTTTGATCTGGAAACCGGCGAGCGCTCGTTATTGAAACAAGAGCTTATTCCCAGCGGACATGACCCGGAAAATTATGTGGTCAGGCGTTTGTATGCCGAGTCTGCGGATGGAGAGCAAGTCCCCCTGACCGTGCTGCATCACAAGAAGACCCCACTGGATGGTACTGCTCCCTGCTTGTTGACCGGCTATGGAGCTTATGGCTCATCCTCACCGGCAACGTTTTCAGCCTCATTGCTGTCTCTGATAGACAGAGGCTTTGTGCATGTCGTGGCACATGTTCGTGGCGGACAGGAAAAGGGTCGGGCCTGGTATGATGCGGCACGGTTCAGCGGCAAACACCGCAGCATTGATGATCTGATCGGTGTGGCTGAGTATCTGGTTGCCCAGAACTATACCTCAGCTGGAAGAATCGTCTTGTCGGGTGCATCAGCTGGAGGCTTGCTGGTTGGTGCTGCGCTTAATCGCGAGACAGACTTGTGGGGAGGGGCGATTGCAGGGGTGCCTTTTGTCGATGTTCTGCATACCCTATTGGATGAAAATCTGCCTTTGACGCCCGGAGAATGGTCCCAGTGGGGTAATCCGAAAACAGACCCTCAGGCTTTTGCCGATATTCGCAGTTATTGTCCTTACATGAATGTTCAGGCACGCGCTTATCCGCCCATGCTGGTGACGGCAGGTATCAGTGATGCGAGGGTGACGTACTGGGAACCTGCCAAATGGGTCGCGCGACACCGTCAGCGTCGAGTTGACACGGGGGCGATATACCTGAAGACTAATATGACCAGTGGTCATTTTGGCGAGACTGGGCGCTATGCATCCTTGGCGGAATATGCTCTGGAGCAAGCCTTCGCGCTGAAAATAATGAGTTTTTGTCTGACAGCCAGGTGAGCGCTAACTATCATGACGGAGAAAAACCCGAGCATTATTTCGCATGTGTCATTGGGTACCAATGATCTTGCGGGTGCCTGTACCTTCTATGACAACGTGCTGTCGACACTGGGGATAGAACGAATCGAAACACTGGAGGGAATGGCTGCGGCCTATGGCAGACAATTCCCTGAGTTCTGGATAGCCTTGCCTGAGAACGATGAGAAGGCAACGGTCGGCAATGGCGTGCACATCGGTTTCATTGCAGAATCTCGTGAAGCTGTGCAAGCCTTTCACAAGGCGGCACTGAGTGCAGGCGGAACTGATGCTGGTGCACCGGGTCCTCGACCACACTACGGTGAGCCTTATTACGGTTGTTTTATCGTTGATCCGGATGGCAACAAGATCGAGGCTACCTTCTGGGATGGGTCCGTGGCTTCTGTCTGAGGGTTTCTGTCGTGAGACTCTGAAAGTGAGACGTAAGTCTCGGAAAAGTGCAGAGATATTTGTTTAGTATCGGAAGCAGTGTTTTTCAACATCAATGGGCGGCAGGACGTTAGCCCAACTCCATCACACAGGGAAAGTGTATGAAGTCCTTACAGGTGCAATTTTCACGAACCACGGCGTTCGTCAATAAGTTCAAAGCTCAGAACAGGCATTGGATAGCTTGTTCGTCGAGACAAAGAGGTAGCCCGGTCTTACCGGTTTGAAGCTCAAGCGGCTGTGCTGGGCACTGCTTTTGTCGGCCTGCCTGAACCTTTGCGCTTTCACTTCAGGGCTGGCGGCCGACGATACTTCGCAGTCACCAGAAATCTCCAGTCCAGAGCCTGTGCTCAGTTGCCTGGTGCCAGAAGCAGGGGCACCGTCTTGCGGTATTGAGAATGAACCTGGCAGCTCGCCCAGCACGCAGGAAGTGCGGTATCACGTCGGCAATCCGATTAATGTAGTCAGTGGCAATAAGTATCAATTCGACCTTGATTACAAGTCTTTTACATCCGGGCTGACACTGGCACGTCATTACAACAGTACATTGAATTCCCATGACGTTGGTTTTGGACCAGGATGGCGACATACCTATCAGGTTTTGTTAACGCGCTCAGGTGAGGATCATTTATCTATTGTGCAAAGCGACGGGCGCCTGATCCATTTTTACCGTTCAACCGATGTCAGTCGTCCAGATCTGTTCTTGCCGACATCGGCAGGCGACGGTTACCTGGAGTCTGGTGAACGCAGTACCTGGTACTTGAGTGATGGACGACGCATGATTTTTCAAGGATCCTATCTTGTATTACTGGATTCAGGTGGTTATCTGGGAAGCGTGAGTTTGAACTATCGAGCCGGGAAGTTGCAGTCGGTGACCGATAGTCACGGTGATGTTCTCTTGTTTCAGTACGTGCCCGGCATCGACAAGCTCCCCGAGTATGGCAGTGCCACCATGGCGCAAGTTGCCGGATCGATTGCTTCTGTGAGGCTGCCCAATGGTGAACTCATTCAGTATCAATACGGCAGTTTTGGGAATCTGCTGGAGGCGCAGTATCCCGATGGGCAGGTGGTGGAGTATGGCTATGACGATGACGACTGGCCGAACCACCTCTCCGGACGTCAATCCAGTGTAGAAGGCCGCATCAGCGAATGGCGCTATGACTCATCAGGACAGGCCATCGCCTGGATTGAAGAGGGTGGTCGCAATGGCCTGGAGATTGTGCGTGACTCCGTGAGTGGTGATTCAAGCGTCGCTGAACCGG is a window encoding:
- a CDS encoding sirohydrochlorin chelatase, encoding MKSLLLVAHGSRRAESNIEIATLAARLADKASGEYDIVEHAFLELADPLIPDGIERCIAKGATSVQVIPYFLARGTHVADDIPEQVAIKQAEYPDMDIRITRYLGTSDEMVDVLLTLAR
- a CDS encoding TusE/DsrC/DsvC family sulfur relay protein, coding for MSSLIDNLETDHEGYLRRHTDWTPELANELAGADGIQLTEAHWEVLNFLQEYYENYEIAPAIRILTKQIGKRYGREKGNSKYLYELFPRGPAKQACRYAGMPKPTGCV
- a CDS encoding respiratory nitrate reductase subunit gamma; its protein translation is MFELLPGYLFTAAFIWLLTATAWRIASWVTTPLPLPIPLAPTPRTHVGVAGRLLLECFTFRSLARANKTTWAASLIFHYGLLLVLIVHLRFVLPQFPLWLLPFIRLSGWATTGLLLGLIILLIRRIVVDRLRYISAPSDYLHLLLLLTIAGSGAALKRLWSTELHAVGEFLRGALTFDWQALPAHAGLWLHLAPVLLLIAIFPISKLLHGAGVLLSPTFNQRDPNA
- the dsrK gene encoding sulfate reduction electron transfer complex DsrMKJOP subunit DsrK — its product is MIENTSAGKTATRPVVGRYRVIPLIAEGATAGVKSQVARPDIQNALGLPGKLVDDWHDKAIQRLGELVKERRGLRIFLDSCTKCGACTDKCHYFLGTHDPKNMPVARQDLIRSVYRRHFTFAGRYMPWLVGARDLDESMLNDWYTYFHQCSECRRCTVFCPKGIDTSEVTMAGREILATIGLGQQYSEEIITKVKSIGNNLGMKKHALADVLESLEEDILDETGVAVRLPLDEVGAQMLVVTPSADFFAEPHVDGLIGYAKVLHQSGIRWTFSSHASEAANFALFTGQHEHMRDIALRIRQAGIDLGVSRIVMGECGHAWRVAYSFMNKLVGPMDFLDKDHPRPEHICEVTHQLLSTGQITLDPSRNQGKVVTFHDSCNVARGASMGNRSDGQFTIPRELLAASVPRVVEMSSDTTGQKTFCCGGGGGLLTDDLMEIRIKGALPRAQALQAVVTTEQVTHLVAICAICKTQLTSVLPHHDLEQVQVTSLHHLIGDALVLS
- a CDS encoding S9 family peptidase, with product MKISGKLPCAGQIPVEHHLHGEKWVDEFGWLRADNWQACVDEPELLPEAIKEYLDQENAWCEFNMADTVELQATLLGEMRGRIEADDDSLPDEEGPWSYFERYIGDEEYPSYWRIPRQGRESDVRVAAAGKSDLGVSDLDVKGQSVASSQQNYTQEQLLIDFNVESDGHEYYSPGDVEYSSNHAWLAWSVDTVGAERYCVYIRNLETGVDEDIINDVESITWGDDRYLFYTRVDSEHRPNQVYRHEQGADPADDVLVFEEQDSRFFCSIWTSLSGRYVFISTDMNDQSEVWYIPCDDMTSEPVLIESRTEDLEYSVEHQGDRFLILTNADGASDYKIMQTPCATPSRRYWRDWLPSQEGRMVLDVYAYQDWIMWMEREDALPRICYARSSGAIAMAGDLPLLETASVQRIDFDEEAYALSLEPLLEFDETRFRFGYESPSTPEQTWSFDLETGERSLLKQELIPSGHDPENYVVRRLYAESADGEQVPLTVLHHKKTPLDGTAPCLLTGYGAYGSSSPATFSASLLSLIDRGFVHVVAHVRGGQEKGRAWYDAARFSGKHRSIDDLIGVAEYLVAQNYTSAGRIVLSGASAGGLLVGAALNRETDLWGGAIAGVPFVDVLHTLLDENLPLTPGEWSQWGNPKTDPQAFADIRSYCPYMNVQARAYPPMLVTAGISDARVTYWEPAKWVARHRQRRVDTGAIYLKTNMTSGHFGETGRYASLAEYALEQAFALKIMSFCLTAR
- a CDS encoding VOC family protein — protein: MTEKNPSIISHVSLGTNDLAGACTFYDNVLSTLGIERIETLEGMAAAYGRQFPEFWIALPENDEKATVGNGVHIGFIAESREAVQAFHKAALSAGGTDAGAPGPRPHYGEPYYGCFIVDPDGNKIEATFWDGSVASV